A window of the Vicia villosa cultivar HV-30 ecotype Madison, WI unplaced genomic scaffold, Vvil1.0 ctg.001440F_1_1, whole genome shotgun sequence genome harbors these coding sequences:
- the LOC131635186 gene encoding uncharacterized protein LOC131635186 isoform X1, with protein sequence MIPPSPSPHLHGSENKMLTEENPEAFASPEQKPEAFASPAQKPEDGSKNKKPKKKKKNNENSAQPNQLPQPQVCSEPLVVVTPNPEIKSNEESSLPKKKRQRKKKSSINAEVAQPNREEPKPSLDLEIRKEAEPVGVSVEGAETITGKELKSEIGKLHEVVIVENALKHDQDHHQEQLNTVDTEKKTSKKTVELDGSQSNEPVETVVQTSIIDRELPPVDQTIPGNTRPVNLSELENKYLDRKYMKKSSINAEVAQPSREEPKPSFDLEIKKEAEPVVVSVEGAKTITGKERKSEIGKLDEVVILENALKHDQDHHQEQLNTVDTEKKRKRNKSELDGSQSNEPGETVVQTSIIDREAPPVDQTILGNTRPVNLSELENEYLDRKWMKRQRNREHKIKEEEKTKERNGKTIVIQVQSPVDPIKKPSTNPAIIMGPHPPEQKTSSKKRKRKGGLKSKALESDRGNAGSTAETSVQGTKRVKVTKRVKVTKRVKVSNAPDSQQDRSSMICWTCRETDHTMQQCQKLKDLSKDEEVCFFCGEIGHSLKICSVVKAGGGRLARCLFCNEHGHFTNKCPGNVPDPKVQLPPVEAGKSSAEVTTEKGEAGKSGAEVTTEKGEAGKSSAEVTTEKGEAGKSSAEVTTEKGEVVCLK encoded by the exons ATGATTCCTCCAAGTCCCTCGCCGCATCTACACGGTTCAGAGAACAAAATGCTCACAGAGGAGAATCCCGAAGCATTTGCTTCACCGGAGCAGAAACCCGAAGCATTTGCTTCACCGGCGCAGAAACCCGAAGATGGCAGCAAGAACAAGAAgcccaaaaagaagaagaaaaacaacgAAAACTCCGCACAACCGAACCAACTCCCTCAGCCTCAGGTATGCTCTGAACCCTTAGTAGTAGTTACACCAAAtccagaaatcaaatccaatgaaGAATCTTCATTGCCTAAGAAAAAGAGACAGCGTAAGAAGAAAAGCTCGATCAATGCTGAAGTAGCACAGCCAAATAGGGAAGAACCAAAGCCCTCCTTAGACCTAGAAATTAGGAAAGAAGCCGAACCAGTTGGAGTTTCTGTAGAAGGTGCAGAAACTATAACAGGTAAGGAACTGAAAAGTGAAATAGGAAAATTGCATGAGGTGGTGATCGTGGAGAATGCACTCAAGCACGATCAAGATCATCATCAGGAGCAATTGAACACAGTAGACACTGAAAAGAAGACGAGTAAGAAGACAGTTGAGTTAGATGGGTCACAATCCAATGAGCCAGTTGAAACTGTGGTTCAAACATCTATAATAGACAGAGAACTACCTCCGGTGGACCAGACTATCCCAGGGAACACTCGTCCGGTAAATTTATCAGAGCTGGAAAATAAGTACTTGGATAGGAAATATATGAAGAAAAGCTCGATCAATGCTGAAGTAGCACAACCAAGTAGGGAAGAACCAAAACCCTCATTTGACCTAGAAATTAAAAAAGAAGCTGAACCAGTTGTAGTTTCTGTAGAAGGTGCAAAAACTATAACAGGTAAGGAACGGAAAAGTGAAATAGGAAAATTGGATGAGGTGGTGATTTTGGAGAATGCGCTCAAGCACGATCAAGATCATCATCAGGAGCAATTGAACACAGTAGACACtgaaaagaagaggaagaggaacaagAGTGAGCTAGATGGATCACAATCCAATGAGCCAGGTGAAACTGTGGTTCAAACATCTATAATCGACAGAGAAGCACCTCCGGTGGACCAGACTATCCTAGGGAACACTCGTCCGGTAAATTTATCAGAGCTGGAAAATGAGTACTTGGATAGGAAATGGATGAAGAGGCAAAGAAACCGTGAACACAAAATTAAAGAGGAGGAAAAAACCAAGGAGCGTAATGGCAAGACAATTGTAATCCAAGTTCAGAGTCCTGTTGACCCTATAAAGAAACCCTCAACAAACCCAGCGATTATAATGGGCCCTCACCCTCCAGAACAGAAGACCTCAAgtaaaaagaggaaaaggaaaggtGGCCTCAAAAGTAAAGCGTTAGAATCTGATAGAGGCAATGCTGGTTCAACTGCTGAAACCTCGGTTCAGGGAACTAAAAGAGTCAAAGTCACTAAAAGAGTCAAAGTCACTAAAAGAGTCAAAGTCTCTAATGCTCCCGATTCTCAACAGGATAGAAGTTCTATG ATATGTTGGACATGCCGGGAAACCGATCACACAATGCAACAATGCCAGAAGCTTAAAGACCTCTCTAAGGATGAGGAAGTTTGCTTCTTTTGTGGGGAAATCGGGCACTCACTTAAAATATGCTCAGTGGTTAAAGCAG GTGGAGGAAGGCTTGCTAGGTGCTTATTTTGTAATGAACATGGTCACTTCACTAACAAGTGCCCTGGAAATGTTCCTGATCCAAAG GTGCAGTTGCCGCCGGTAGAAGCCGGAAAATCCAGTGCTGAAGTTACAACTGAGAAGGGAGAAGCTGGAAAATCCGGTGCTGAAGTTACAACTGAGAAGGGAGAAGCTGGAAAATCCAGTGCTGAAGTTACAACTGAGAAGGGAGAAGCTGGAAAATCCAGTGCTGAAGTTACAACTGAGAAGGGAGAAGTTGTCTGTTTAAAATAA
- the LOC131635186 gene encoding uncharacterized protein LOC131635186 isoform X2 → MIPPSPSPHLHGSENKMLTEENPEAFASPEQKPEAFASPAQKPEDGSKNKKPKKKKKNNENSAQPNQLPQPQVCSEPLVVVTPNPEIKSNEESSLPKKKRQRKKKSSINAEVAQPNREEPKPSLDLEIRKEAEPVGVSVEGAETITGKELKSEIGKLHEVVIVENALKHDQDHHQEQLNTVDTEKKTSKKTVELDGSQSNEPVETVVQTSIIDRELPPVDQTIPGNTRPVNLSELENKYLDRKYMKKSSINAEVAQPSREEPKPSFDLEIKKEAEPVVVSVEGAKTITGKERKSEIGKLDEVVILENALKHDQDHHQEQLNTVDTEKKRKRNKSELDGSQSNEPGETVVQTSIIDREAPPVDQTILGNTRPVNLSELENEYLDRKWMKRQRNREHKIKEEEKTKERNGKTIVIQVQSPVDPIKKPSTNPAIIMGPHPPEQKTSSKKRKRKGGLKSKALESDRGNAGSTAETSVQGTKRVKVTKRVKVTKRVKVSNAPDSQQDRSSMICWTCRETDHTMQQCQKLKDLSKDEEVCFFCGEIGHSLKICSVVKAGGGRLARCLFCNEHGHFTNKCPGNVPDPKVQLPPGEAGKSSAEVTTEKGEAGKSSAEVTTEKGEVVCLK, encoded by the exons ATGATTCCTCCAAGTCCCTCGCCGCATCTACACGGTTCAGAGAACAAAATGCTCACAGAGGAGAATCCCGAAGCATTTGCTTCACCGGAGCAGAAACCCGAAGCATTTGCTTCACCGGCGCAGAAACCCGAAGATGGCAGCAAGAACAAGAAgcccaaaaagaagaagaaaaacaacgAAAACTCCGCACAACCGAACCAACTCCCTCAGCCTCAGGTATGCTCTGAACCCTTAGTAGTAGTTACACCAAAtccagaaatcaaatccaatgaaGAATCTTCATTGCCTAAGAAAAAGAGACAGCGTAAGAAGAAAAGCTCGATCAATGCTGAAGTAGCACAGCCAAATAGGGAAGAACCAAAGCCCTCCTTAGACCTAGAAATTAGGAAAGAAGCCGAACCAGTTGGAGTTTCTGTAGAAGGTGCAGAAACTATAACAGGTAAGGAACTGAAAAGTGAAATAGGAAAATTGCATGAGGTGGTGATCGTGGAGAATGCACTCAAGCACGATCAAGATCATCATCAGGAGCAATTGAACACAGTAGACACTGAAAAGAAGACGAGTAAGAAGACAGTTGAGTTAGATGGGTCACAATCCAATGAGCCAGTTGAAACTGTGGTTCAAACATCTATAATAGACAGAGAACTACCTCCGGTGGACCAGACTATCCCAGGGAACACTCGTCCGGTAAATTTATCAGAGCTGGAAAATAAGTACTTGGATAGGAAATATATGAAGAAAAGCTCGATCAATGCTGAAGTAGCACAACCAAGTAGGGAAGAACCAAAACCCTCATTTGACCTAGAAATTAAAAAAGAAGCTGAACCAGTTGTAGTTTCTGTAGAAGGTGCAAAAACTATAACAGGTAAGGAACGGAAAAGTGAAATAGGAAAATTGGATGAGGTGGTGATTTTGGAGAATGCGCTCAAGCACGATCAAGATCATCATCAGGAGCAATTGAACACAGTAGACACtgaaaagaagaggaagaggaacaagAGTGAGCTAGATGGATCACAATCCAATGAGCCAGGTGAAACTGTGGTTCAAACATCTATAATCGACAGAGAAGCACCTCCGGTGGACCAGACTATCCTAGGGAACACTCGTCCGGTAAATTTATCAGAGCTGGAAAATGAGTACTTGGATAGGAAATGGATGAAGAGGCAAAGAAACCGTGAACACAAAATTAAAGAGGAGGAAAAAACCAAGGAGCGTAATGGCAAGACAATTGTAATCCAAGTTCAGAGTCCTGTTGACCCTATAAAGAAACCCTCAACAAACCCAGCGATTATAATGGGCCCTCACCCTCCAGAACAGAAGACCTCAAgtaaaaagaggaaaaggaaaggtGGCCTCAAAAGTAAAGCGTTAGAATCTGATAGAGGCAATGCTGGTTCAACTGCTGAAACCTCGGTTCAGGGAACTAAAAGAGTCAAAGTCACTAAAAGAGTCAAAGTCACTAAAAGAGTCAAAGTCTCTAATGCTCCCGATTCTCAACAGGATAGAAGTTCTATG ATATGTTGGACATGCCGGGAAACCGATCACACAATGCAACAATGCCAGAAGCTTAAAGACCTCTCTAAGGATGAGGAAGTTTGCTTCTTTTGTGGGGAAATCGGGCACTCACTTAAAATATGCTCAGTGGTTAAAGCAG GTGGAGGAAGGCTTGCTAGGTGCTTATTTTGTAATGAACATGGTCACTTCACTAACAAGTGCCCTGGAAATGTTCCTGATCCAAAG GTGCAGTTGCCGCCG GGAGAAGCTGGAAAATCCAGTGCTGAAGTTACAACTGAGAAGGGAGAAGCTGGAAAATCCAGTGCTGAAGTTACAACTGAGAAGGGAGAAGTTGTCTGTTTAAAATAA
- the LOC131635174 gene encoding uncharacterized protein LOC131635174 — MVHPDNIAGEESNNESSRRKAFVVLSCERGGKIDGLLCISVICGIHNYALETNIHGHPSACRLSCEEKDVVSELSTIKVAPRNILADLKKKPDSVSNIKQVYNERYNLKVMKMGPRSEMRHLLKLLGDNQYVSSFRTCEDKVTVRDIFWTHPDDLQ; from the exons atggtgcatccggacaatatTGCCGGGGAAGA GTCCAATAATGAAAGTAGTAGAAGGAAAGCCTTTGTTGTGTTGAGTTGCGAGAGGGGTGGGAA GATTGATGGATTGTTGTGTATTAGCGTCATATGTGGAATTCATAATTATGCATTGGAAACTAATATACACGGGCATCCAAGTGCGTGTCGGTTGTCTTGCGAAGAGAAGGATGTTGTTTCTGAATTATCGACAATCAAAGTTGCACCGAGAAACATACTTGCAGATTTGAAGAAAAAACCGgatagtgtttcaaatatcaagcaagtatacaatgAACGGTACAATCTTAAAGTCATGAAAATGGGGCCGAGGTCGGAAATGCGACACCTTTTGAAACTTTTGGGTGATAACCAATACGTTTCAAGCTTCAGAACTtgtgaggacaaagttacggtgcgtgacatattttggactcatcctgATGATCTACAATGA
- the LOC131635175 gene encoding uncharacterized protein LOC131635175, with protein sequence MPLFMHNYIDNIVDVGTDDNCGYRAVAGLLERGEENHTLIRQTLISELTSHRDIYDRFYKNQENFDKCHDSLVPSLTAHAPISEWMSFPEMGHLIASAYDRVCDDLMRFGFSKTFFPLHSRPPLDASDRIICIRYLRSRHLVQVLLKPGCPILATSCQWTHRTKEADAWPDPFFERMTEFEQMMKQEREENRERSKNLPILDLSADGSFRAF encoded by the coding sequence ATGCCGCTATTTATGCACAACTATATTGATAATATAGTTGATGTTGGCACCGACGACAATTGTGGGTATCGAGCTGTTGCCGGTTTGCTCGAAAGaggagaagaaaatcacactcTTATTCGACAGACACTTATTTCAGAGTTGACTTCGCATAGGGACATCTACGACcgattttataaaaatcaagaaaactttgatAAATGTCATGATTCCCTTGTTCCATCACTAACCGCTCACGCACCGATTTCagagtggatgtcattccccgagatgggCCATCTTATAGCAAGTGCGTACGACCGGGTGTGTGACGATTTGATGAGATTTGGATTTTCAAAGACATTTTTTCCGCTTCATAGTCGCCCACCTTTGGACGCGTCCGACCGCATCATTTGTATCAggtatctaagatcgcgccaCTTGGTGCAAGTTTTATTGAAACCCGGGTGTCCTATTCTGGCTACCTCTTGTCAGTGGACACATCGTACAAAAGAGGCGGAcgcttggccggatccttttttTGAAAGAATGACGGAGTTCGAACaaatgatgaagcaagagcgAGAGGAAAATAGAGAGAGGTCGAAGAACTTACCGATTTTAGATTTAAGTGCCGACGGATCGTTCAGGGCATTTTAG